In Pseudoalteromonas tetraodonis, the genomic window GTAATCCAGCATCGCGTTCACACCGTTTTGGTTGGCAAGCTGAAGAAGTCGTTGACCAAGCACGTACTGACATTGCCGATTTAATTAATGCAGACCCTCGTGAAATTGTATTCACATCGGGGGCAACAGAATCAAATAACCTTGCTATTAAAGGTGCGGCTCAGTTTTACAAGAAAAAAGGTAAGCATGTTATTACCGCTAAAACTGAACACAAAGCGGTTATCGACACATGTCGTGAGCTTGAGCGTCAAGGGTTTGAAGTAACTTATATGGACGTTGAAGAAAACGGCCTACTTGATCTGCAAAAATTAGCAGATACGATGCGTGACGACACCGTGCTTGTAAGTATTATGCATGTAAATAACGAGCTAGGTGTAATCCAAGACATCAATACTATTGGTGAAATGTGTCGCGAACGTAAAATTATGTTCCACGTAGATGCAGCACAAAGCGCAGGTAAAGTTTTAATTGACGTGCAACAAACCAAAGTAGATTTTATGTCATTCTCGGCGCACAAAGTATACGGCCCTAAAGGCGTAGGTGCTTTGTATGTTCGTCGTAAACCACGTGCTCGTTTAGAAGCACAAATGCACGGTGGCGGCCATGAACGTGGTATGCGTTCTGGTACATTAGCAACCCATCAGTTAGTAGGTATGGGCGCAGCATTTAGAATTGCAAAACAAGATTTTGAAAAAGATCACGCACACATCAGTGCGTTACGTAAACGCCTAATCGACGGCATTTTAACAGATATGGACGAAGTGTACTTTAACGGCACACAAGACCAATCAGTACCTGGTATTGTTAATATCAGCTTTAACTTTGTTGAAGGTGAGTCGTTACTAATGGCCGTTAAAGATATTGCGGTATCGTCAGGTTCAGCCTGTACATCTGCAAGTTTAGAGCCTTCTTACGTATTACGTGCATTAGGCCGCAACGACGAATTAGCGCACAGCTCAATTCGTTTTAGTATTGGCCGCTTTACCACCGAAGAAGAGATTGATTACACCGTTGAGCTAATGAAAAACTCGATTGGCCGTTTACGTGAAATGTCTCCTCTTTGGGAAATGCACCAAGAAGGTGTTGATTTAGATTCAGTTGAATGGGCGCACCACTAATTAGTGGAGCCCATACCTAGCAGGTAGTGAGGATAGAATTATGGCTTACAGTGATAAAGTAATCGACCACGTAGAAAACCCACGTAACGTAGGTGCTCTAGATAAAAACGATCCGTCAGTGGCAACGGGTATGGTAGGCGCACCAGCATGTGGTGACGTAATGAAACTGCAAATTAAAGTTTCAGCAGAAGGCGTGATTGAAGATGCAAAATTCAAAACGTACGGCTGTGGTAGTGCAATTGCTTCATCTTCACTGGTAACAGAGTGGGTTAAAGGCAAAACATTAGACGAAGCGTCTACTATCAAAAATACTGATATCAGCGCAGAGCTAGAATTACCACCAGTGAAAATTCACTGTTCAATTTTAGCCGAAGATGCAATTCAAGCAGCAATTGCAGATTACAAAAGCAAACATACAAACTAAGAGATATTCATGGCAGTGACATTGACAGATGCGGCAGCAAACCGCGTACAATCATTTTTAGCAAACCGTGGTAAAGGCATAGGCCTGCGAGTTGGCATTAAAACGACGGGCTGTTCAGGTCTTGCTTATGTATTAGAGTTTGTTGATGAGCTAAACGATGACGATGAAACATTTGCGGCCAAAGGCGTTACCTTAATTGTTGACGCTAAAAGCTTAGTTTATATCGACGGCACTGAGCTCGACTACACTAAAGAAGGCTTAAATGAAGGGTTTAAATTTAACAACCCTAATCAAGCTGATGAGTGTGGTTGTGGCGAAAGCTTTACCGTTTAAGCTCAAACTTGTTTTGGATACCTAAGCTACTTGGGTATAACTAAGCCCTGCCAATTAATGTAGGGCTTTGTCATTTGTGAGAAGTTATGCGTTATTTTGAGTTATTTGCAATTCCCGTTGACTACAATATTGATTTAGCAACGATTAACAAGCACTACTTAGAACTTCAACGTGCTGTTCACCCTGATCGCCATGCTAACGCTAGCAGTCGTGATAAATTAATGGCCGTACAAAGTACTGCCGAAATTAATGATGCACTGCAAACACTTAAGCATCCGGTTAAACGTGCAGAATATATGCTGAGCGAGCTAGGCGTAGATATTCGTGCTGAGCAGCAAACATTGCAAGATCCCATGTTTTTAATGCAGCAAATGGAGCTTCGCGAAGAACTTGAAGAGTTAGCGAGCGCAAGCGATCCTGATTCTGCTATTGCCCATTTTGAAAAACAAATCAAACAGCTTGATCAGCAATACAGTGCGCAATTGGCAGAGCAGTTAGCAAGTAACGATGAGCAGCAATATCAACAAGCAGCAGACAGTATCCGTAAGCTAAAGTTTGTTTATAAGTTACGCGACGAACTTGAACGCATTGAAGACAGTTTATTTGACGATTAATTCACTTGCTGCAAAGCGAGCAACACGAGTTTAAAGAGCATTATGGCATTATTGCAAATTGCTGAGCCGGGGCAGAGCGCGGCACCACATGAACATAAATTAGCAATTGGAATTGACTTAGGTACCACGAATTCATTAGTGGCAACCGTACAAAGCGGCGAAGCTCGTACTATTACTGATGAGTCAGGCGAAGCAATGTTGCCGTCTGTAGTGCGTTACCAAACTGGTGGCATAACCGTGGGTGCAGACGCGATGCAAGCAGCTACACTCGATCCGGTTAATACGCTTATTTCAGTGAAGCGTTTTTTAGGTAAAACGCAAACCGAAATAGAACAAAGCTATGGTCAACTGCCTTATCAGTTTTGTGATGATGATGGTGCACTTGCAATAGCAACTGAAGCCGGGAAAATCAGCCCAGTAAAAGCATCAAGCCATATTTTAGGTGCTTTAAAAGTACGTGCAGAACAAAGCTTTGGTAATCAAGATATTTTAGGCGCAGTTATTACCGTACCAGCCTATTTTGATGATGCACAACGCCAAAGCACTAAAGATGCGGCTGAACTTGCCGGCATTAATGTACTGCGTTTATTAAACGAGCCAACTGCCGCTGCCGTTGCTTATGGTTTAGACTCAGGCCAGGAAGGCATAATTGCTGTTTATGACTTAGGTGGCGGTACTTTTGATATCTCTATTCTGCGTCTTAATAAAGGCGTGTTTGAAGTGCTGGCCACCGGTGGCGATTCAAGCCTAGGCGGCGACGACTTTGACTCATTATTAGTTGATTACCTAAAACAAGAAACCGGCGTGACAGGCTTATCTCCTTCGGTATTACGCTTATTCATTAATAAAGCCAAAGCCTGTAAAGAAGCACTCAGCCAATACGAAAAAGTGAATGTTGGCCTTGAGTTTGACGATGAAAAATACATGGTTGAAGTAACGCGAGAAAAATTTAATGAGCTCGCTATGCCACTGGTCAAAAAAACGCTCCGCTCATGTCGTCGTGCAGTAAAAGATGCCGGTATTGAAAACCAGGAAGTATTACAAGTTGTAATGGTTGGTGGTTCAACCCGCATGCCGTTGGTTCGTACTCAAGTTGGCGAGTTTTTTGATAAACAGCCACTCACTTCAATTGACCCTGATCGTGTTGTTGCACTTGGTGCTGCGCTTCAAGCTGACGTATTGATTGGTAACAAGCCAGATTCAGACATGTTATTACTTGATGTGTTACCGTTGTCGTTAGGCCTTGAAACAATGGGTGGCTTGGTTGAAAAAATCATTCCACGCAATACCACGATTCCGGTTGCGCGTGCGCAAGAATTTACTACGTTTAAAGATGGTCAAACGGCTATGTCGTTGCATGTTTTACAAGGTGAACGTGAACTGGTTGACGATTGTCGATCGCTGGCTAAATTTAGCTTAAAAGGCATTCCTCCTATGGCGGCGGGGGCGGCGCATATTCGCGTTACCTTTAAAGTAGACGCTGATGGTTTATTAAGCGTGTCGGCAATGGAAAAATCAACGGGTGTTCAAGCAGAAATACAAGTAAAACCGTCGTTTGGTTTGTCTGACGACCAAGTTGCTAATATGCTTAAAGAGTCGATGAGTAACGCTAAAGGCGATATGCAAGCGCGTATGCTTAAAGAGCAACAAGTTGAAGCGCTTCGTGTAATAGAAGCGATGGAAGCCTCATTAGCTGCTGATGGCGATTTACTTGAGCCTGAGCAATTA contains:
- the iscA gene encoding iron-sulfur cluster assembly protein IscA — its product is MAVTLTDAAANRVQSFLANRGKGIGLRVGIKTTGCSGLAYVLEFVDELNDDDETFAAKGVTLIVDAKSLVYIDGTELDYTKEGLNEGFKFNNPNQADECGCGESFTV
- a CDS encoding IscS subfamily cysteine desulfurase; translated protein: MKLPIYLDYAATTPVDERVAKEMMQCLTMDGNFGNPASRSHRFGWQAEEVVDQARTDIADLINADPREIVFTSGATESNNLAIKGAAQFYKKKGKHVITAKTEHKAVIDTCRELERQGFEVTYMDVEENGLLDLQKLADTMRDDTVLVSIMHVNNELGVIQDINTIGEMCRERKIMFHVDAAQSAGKVLIDVQQTKVDFMSFSAHKVYGPKGVGALYVRRKPRARLEAQMHGGGHERGMRSGTLATHQLVGMGAAFRIAKQDFEKDHAHISALRKRLIDGILTDMDEVYFNGTQDQSVPGIVNISFNFVEGESLLMAVKDIAVSSGSACTSASLEPSYVLRALGRNDELAHSSIRFSIGRFTTEEEIDYTVELMKNSIGRLREMSPLWEMHQEGVDLDSVEWAHH
- the hscB gene encoding co-chaperone HscB, with translation MRYFELFAIPVDYNIDLATINKHYLELQRAVHPDRHANASSRDKLMAVQSTAEINDALQTLKHPVKRAEYMLSELGVDIRAEQQTLQDPMFLMQQMELREELEELASASDPDSAIAHFEKQIKQLDQQYSAQLAEQLASNDEQQYQQAADSIRKLKFVYKLRDELERIEDSLFDD
- the hscA gene encoding Fe-S protein assembly chaperone HscA — its product is MALLQIAEPGQSAAPHEHKLAIGIDLGTTNSLVATVQSGEARTITDESGEAMLPSVVRYQTGGITVGADAMQAATLDPVNTLISVKRFLGKTQTEIEQSYGQLPYQFCDDDGALAIATEAGKISPVKASSHILGALKVRAEQSFGNQDILGAVITVPAYFDDAQRQSTKDAAELAGINVLRLLNEPTAAAVAYGLDSGQEGIIAVYDLGGGTFDISILRLNKGVFEVLATGGDSSLGGDDFDSLLVDYLKQETGVTGLSPSVLRLFINKAKACKEALSQYEKVNVGLEFDDEKYMVEVTREKFNELAMPLVKKTLRSCRRAVKDAGIENQEVLQVVMVGGSTRMPLVRTQVGEFFDKQPLTSIDPDRVVALGAALQADVLIGNKPDSDMLLLDVLPLSLGLETMGGLVEKIIPRNTTIPVARAQEFTTFKDGQTAMSLHVLQGERELVDDCRSLAKFSLKGIPPMAAGAAHIRVTFKVDADGLLSVSAMEKSTGVQAEIQVKPSFGLSDDQVANMLKESMSNAKGDMQARMLKEQQVEALRVIEAMEASLAADGDLLEPEQLATLKVEISELAKVRESAQEPSEIKAAIEKMDNASSDFAARRMDASIKKALTGQSVDNI
- the iscU gene encoding Fe-S cluster assembly scaffold IscU, coding for MAYSDKVIDHVENPRNVGALDKNDPSVATGMVGAPACGDVMKLQIKVSAEGVIEDAKFKTYGCGSAIASSSLVTEWVKGKTLDEASTIKNTDISAELELPPVKIHCSILAEDAIQAAIADYKSKHTN